A single region of the Silene latifolia isolate original U9 population chromosome 8, ASM4854445v1, whole genome shotgun sequence genome encodes:
- the LOC141595230 gene encoding replication protein A 70 kDa DNA-binding subunit B-like — protein MHEFRLPSDLIIREANSSNPDNSAFEAASVYAFEAIYMNTERRKVFGSRNKQQWWEKGLMTHRHRSSPAVFAGVKLIMRPRRKHIKELSGSTGPYTIRAKVIEKTNVHSEPDGQGLELQIITIQDEEGTKMRTFLHEHELEFFQGVIQDNLEYDICKSKLKLDIDASSENPDDQIYDIFFNINTIVKPVFGEEAPKAPNFILIGSIPRKVALEDRYDVLGVIYVDRCCQNNANKERTSDACEVMIFDHSHEQIMIITAWSDLPLQECLALQSIAPSFPVVAFTALMPSYQKGFSLWTTHSTFIMLDPPGEEAELLRTWAKQNKSLLAAKRQHVFEVRLPEINRTKTTIETLLKKSANNTLQEEHHWLHVTLHQFDPKDVHLYHGCSNCGTGNAEEIGVAYLCNDCLQDNVVSTPRMAATFQVADGTGEYTLSAYTENLEML, from the exons atgcatGAATTTCGTCTCCCTAGTGACCTAATTATCCGTGAGGCCAATTCTTCCAACCCTGACAACTCTGCCTTTGAAGCCGCAAGTGTATATGCCTTTGAAGCT ATCTACATGAATACTGAGAGGCGGAAGGTGTTTGGCAGTCGGAACAAACAACAGTGGTGGGAAAAGGGCCTAATGACGCACCGACATCGTTCCTCGCCGGCGGTGTTTGCCGGAGTAAAA CTCATCATGAGGCCTCGGCGAAAGCACATCAAGGAACTTTCTGGATCAACTGGCCCCTACACTATTAGAGCTAAAGTTATTGAAAAAACAAATGTGCATTCTGAACCAGATGGCCAGGGCTTGGAGCTACAAATAATCACAATCCAAGATGAAGAG GGTACTAAAATGAGGACTTTCCTACACGAGCATGAGTTAGAATTTTTTCAAGGCGTTATTCAGGACAACTTGGAATACGACATCTGTAAATCAAAACTAAAGTTAGACATTGATGCATCTTCAGAGAATCCTGATGATCAGATTTATGACATATTTTTTAACATAAATACCATTGTCAAACCTGTATTTGGTGAAGAAGCTCCTAAGGCACCTAATTTCATATTAATTGGATCAATACCCAGAAAAGTAGCACTTGAAGACCGCTATG ATGTGCTAGGAGTTATATATGTTGACCGCTGCTGCCAAAACAATGCCAACAAAGAGCGGACATCCGATGCTTGTGAAGTAATGATTTTCGATCACAG CCATGAACAGATTATGATAATAACGGCTTGGTCAGATCTGCCTTTGCAAGAATGTTTGGCATTGCAGTCCATAGCACCAAGCTTTCCTGTGGTAGCCTTTACAGCTCTAATGCCAAGCTACCAAAAAG gattttccctttggaccacGCATTCAACATTCATCATGTTAGATCCGCCGGGAGAAGAGGCTGAATTACTCAGGACTTG GGCCAAGCAAAATAAAAGTCTGCTAGCTGCAAAAAGACAACATGTCTTCGAAGTCCGTCTTCCAGAAATCAATCGTACCAAAACAACAATTGAAACGCTCCTCAAAAAGAGT GCAAACAACACTTTACAGGAAGAACACCACTGGCTACATGTTACGTTGCACCAGTTTGACCCTAAAGATGTGCACTTGTACCATGGTTGTAGTAATTGTGGCACTGGCAACGCTGAAGAGATAGGAGTCGCATATCTGTGTAATGATTGTCTGCAGGACAACGTAGTTTCCACTCCAAG AATGGCAGCAACATTTCAAGTTGCAGACGGGACTGGAGAGTATACTCTATCTGCATACACTGAAAATTTagaaatgctttga
- the LOC141595232 gene encoding uncharacterized protein LOC141595232, producing MYVKIEITRLDYFRNNQETIRAELYQGIIDTVGNGECRATNVGKRVILPPTFLGGPRDMKKRYLNSMALVHRFGKPDLFVIMTCNAGWPEIKELLAPGEEVQNRPDLVARVFRAKLLALKKQIVEKQIFGEVAAYVYVVEFQKRGLPHVHFLIILKDGYRLKCPADFDKFVCAEIPTTANPGLRKTVLKHMMHGTCGQVNPDCSCMKHRKTFGKYKYEYPKSFSVTTTTNITGYPEYRRRDTGKTTPIRGHEMDNRWVIPYNPYLLSLFDCHLNVEVCSTMHAVKYLYKYIYKGHDRISFSVTNSNDPKTMDEISQFQSGRWVSPCKAAWRIFGFDLFESHPPVMPLQVHLPNMQTVRLRPTDNLANILADEKKARTPLTEFFRKSATKGCPRLLYAEFTEHFRWDTGTRTWLLLLHIRGPTSFEALKTVKGYTCATFQEAALRHGLLEEQDAFELCMAEACAVQMPAALWRLFSTLLIFSHLKDPCLLWDTHYDSLSEDFRHRYPDQPQEVSQLTARVVEWYLEAMGKTMATFGLDHLDTCNDDEIRRTRDIVDALNAPIPEECKLCKAQLNNAQKEAFTKIMEHVQKSKPGAFFVDGPGGTGKTFLYNALYAEVRLMGKIVLPKTTTSASRKENIPIGDYPFTVVDADNVNPISDLALVAFPELYHSGTFDSNIFTHRAILTPLNEDVDAINSVLIDKFPGEPVTYTSHDSMLDDNCAVYPAEFINKLNPGGMSPHELVLKINCPVILIRNLQPSFGLCNGTRLVYKHFLPNSIECVIMTGQHTGDHVFIPRIKLRPGPSTNYPFQFQRNQFPLKLSFAMTVNKCQGQTLSQVAVYLPRPCFSHGQLYVALSRARKASQVTVFSVPGPEAVPATFVKNVVSYDALSLAEII from the exons ATGTATGTTAAGATAGAGATTACAAGGCTCGATTATTTCAGAAACAATCAAGAAACTATAAGAGCTGAATTGTACCAGGGAATCATTGATACTGTTGGAAATGGAGAATGCCGCGCAACAAATGTAGGTAAAAGAGTAATCCTGCCACCTACTTTTTTAGGTGGACCTAGAGACATGAAAAAGAGATATCTCAATTCAATGGCCCTGGTACATAGGTTTGGGAAGCCTGATCTCTTTGTCATTATGACATGCAACGCTGGCTGGCCTGAAATAAAAGAACTTCTTGCTCCAGGAGAAGAGGTACAAAACCGACCAGATTTAGTAGCTAGAGTTTTCCGGGCCAAGCTTTTGGCTCTTAAGAAGCAAATAGTTGAAAAGCAGATCTTTGGAGAAGTGGCTGCTTACGTGTATGTTGTTGAATTCCAgaaaagaggcctacctcacgtGCATTTCCTCATCATACTTAAAGACGGATATAGGCTGAAATGTCCTGCtgattttgacaaatttgtctgTGCTGAAATCCCAACCACAGCTAACCCTGGCCTACGTAAGACTGTGCTGAAACACATGATGCACGGTACATGTGGCCAGGTCAACCCTGACTGCTCATGCATGAAGCATCGTAAGACCTTTGGCAAATACAAATATGAGTACCCAAAGTCCTTTTCGGTTACTACTACAACCAATATTACTGGTTATCCGGAATATAGGAGGCGCGACACAGGAAAAACAACGCCGATTCGAGGACACGAAATGGATAACAGATGGGTAATCCCTTATAACCCCTATTTACTATCCCTATTCGACTGCCACTTGAATGTCGAAGTATGTTCGACAATGCATGCTGTCAAATATTTATACAAATACATATACAAAGGTCATGACAGAATCTCTTTCAGTGTTACGAATAGTAATGACCCTAAGACAATGGATGAAATTTCGCAGTTTCAATCAGGGCGATGGGTTTCTCCCTGCAAAGCAGCATGGAGAATCTTTGGATTTGATCTATTTGAAAGCCACCCACCAGTGATGCCCCTACAAGTTCACCTCCCCAACATGCAAACGGTACGGCTCAGGCCAACTGATAACTTGGCTAATATTCTTGCTGATGAAAAGAAAGCACGCACTCCCCTAACTGAATTTTTCAGGAAAAGTGCTACAAAAGGCTGCCCACGCCTTCTGTACGCCGAATTTACAGAACACTTCCGCTGGGACACCGGAACTAGAACTTG GTTATTGCTTCTACACATCCGAGGCCCTACGTCATTCGAAGCATTAAAGACTGTGAAAGGGTATACGTGTGCAACATTCCAAGAGGCAGCACTCCGACATGGTCTCTTAGAAGAACAAGACGCTTTTGAGTTGTGCATGGCAGAAGCATGCGCAGTGCAAATGCCTGCAGCACTATGGCGCCTGTTTTCAACTTTGCTCATTTTTTCCCACCTAAAAGATCCTTGTTTGTTATGGGATACACATTATGATTCATTATCTGAAGACTTTCGCCATAGATACCCAGACCAACCTCAGGAAGTAAGTCAACTTACGGCACGAGTAGTTGAGTGGTACCTAGAAGCAATGGGCAAGACCATGGCAACATTTGGTTTAGACCACCTAGATACATGCAACGATGATGAGATTAGACGTACCAGAGATATAGTAGATGCCCTTAATGCACCGATACCAGAGGAATGTAAATTGTGTAAGGCACAACTTAATAATGCTCAGAAAGAAGCGTTCACAAAAATCATGGAACATGTCCAGAAGTCTAAACCGGGCGCATTCTTTGTGGACGGTCCAGGTGGTACTGGGAAAACCTTCCTTTACAACGCACTGTATGCTGAAGTCCGTCTTATGGGGAAAATTGTCTTGCCGAAAACGACTACATCAGCATCGCGCAAAGAAAACATCCCAATCGGGGACTACCCATTCACG GTTGTGGACGCCGACAATGTAAACCCTATCAGTGATCTGGCTTTAGTTGCATTCCCAGAACTCTACCATAGTGGTACATTTGATTCTAACATTTTTACACACCGGGCAATTCTGACCCCACTTAACGAAGATGTTGATGCCATCAACAGCGTCCTTATTGACAAGTTCCCAGGTGAGCCTGTAACCTACACAAGCCATGATTCGATGTTAGATGACAACTGTGCGGTTTACCCAGCCGAATTTATCAACAAGCTTAATCCTGGTGGAATGAGTCCTCACGAACTTGTATTGAAGATAAATTGTCCTGTAATTTTAATCCGGAACCTCCAGCCATCATTTGGTTTATGCAATGGGACCCGCCTGGTCTACAAGCATTTTTTACCAAACTCGATTGAATGTGTAATAATGACTGGACAGCATACAGGAGATCATGTGTTCATACCACGTATTAAACTTAGGCCAGGTCCTTCAACTAACTACCCTTTTCAATTTCAGAGGAATCAGTTCCCATTAAAACTCAGTTTTGCAATGACGGTGAACAAATGCCAGGGCCAGACTTTAAGCCAGGTTGCTGTGTACCTACCACGACCATGCTTTTCTCACGGGCAGCTTTATGTTGCACTTTCAAGAGCGCGGAAAGCAAGTCAAGTAACTGTGTTTTCAGTCCCAGGTCCCGAAGCAGTGCCGGCCACATTTGTCAAAAATGTAGTGTCTTACGATGCTCTTTCTCTTGCCGAAATTATATAG
- the LOC141595229 gene encoding uncharacterized protein LOC141595229 translates to MKAAAFHSLTEQGKQAYLKDIANKFKTTKLLVHKVESICRAYLWSVSDEHHKVPAVAWDKCCLPKAQGGLGIINCYNWNIATLGKYIWWVANKKDCFWVNVHWQPYVWNRLALPKVNFINWLFIQGRLLTKDRLAKFGVINDGVCFLCGNMQETSLHLFFECPFSLRCLRLLQTWLGFSWTTDIKDNSLKWRGRSLLRKKLILAALASLVYYIWEGRNKCRIGDWVPRPENVRKRIHDVLRGRMHMLKLEKVPSRDMVWVQDVILC, encoded by the exons atgaaAGCTGCAGCCTTCCACTCTCTCACTGAACAG GGTAAACAGGCCTATCTCAAAGACATTGCAAACAAATTTAAGACAACTAAGCT GCTGGTTCATAAGGTTGAGAGCATTTGCAGAGCATACTTGTGGTCTGTTTCTGATGAGCACCATAAGGTGCCTGCAGTTGCTTGGGATAAGTGTTGTTTGCCCAAAGCTCAGGGTGGACTTGGAATTATTAATTGCTATAATTGGAATATAGCCACCCTTGGGAAGTACATTTGGTGGGTTGCAAATAAAAAGGATTGTTTCTGG GTAAATGTTCATTGGCAACCTTATGTCTGGAATAGGCTGGCTCTACCCAAGGTGAATTTCATTAACTGGTTATTCATTCAAGGTAGACTCCTTACCAAAGATAGGTTGGCTAAATTTGGTGTGATCAATGATGGTGTATGCTTCCTGTGTGGGAATATGCAGGAGACATCCCTGCATTTGTTTTTTGAATGTCCTTTTAGTTTGAGATGCTTACGGCTGCTGCAAACCTGGCTTGGTTTTTCCTGGACTACGGATATTAAAGATAACAGCCTGAAATGGAGAGGAAGATCCCTGCTAcgtaagaaactcattcttgctGCTCTTGCTAGTTTGGTGTATTACATATGGGAGGGACGTAACAAGTGCAGAATAGGTGACTGGGTTCCTCGGCCTGAGAATGTTCGAAAGCGTATCCATGATGTACTTCGTGGGAGAATGCATATGTTAAAACTGGAGAAAGTTCCAAGTAGGGATATGGTATGGGTTCAGGATGTCATTTTGTGTTAA